Part of the Penicillium digitatum chromosome 4, complete sequence genome is shown below.
CACTCGGTTCTTTCTCAGGTTCAATTTCCAACACTCTGGAACCGGAACTATCCTCTGCCGCAGCTTGCGGAATCCTATGGCCACCAGTCTGCCTGCCAAAGTAACTGGGACGCCCAGCAGTGCTCATTTTCGCCAGGTCAACATAACTTGTACGAGTTTTCAAAGGTTCTCGCGCAGGAAGGGTGGCAAAGCTTAAGCTGCTCTTCCGAGCGAATGGTCGTTCTGGAGTAGAACCATCCGAAGGTGAGCCGATTTCATCAAGATTGTCCAGAATTGTGTCGTCTTTCGTGACATTCTCCATATCCTCGTCCTCTGGGTGAGATTCTTGCGTCTGGATAGGTGCAGCTACCGGGGATACTGGGGCCTTTTCTGGGGATGGCTCAGGTTTGGAGACAGCCGGAACACTCTTCTTTGGCTCAGGTTCCTTTTTCTGTCGGTTTTCCAACATTTTGGCATCTAGCGtcgattttcttttcttaATCGGAGTCGAAATGACTCCAGTATCAGATTCTTTGGGAACCGATGCGATCGGACACGCTTTTCGCTCTTGGGTTGGAGTTGGGTCCTTGTTCGGCTCGACGGTCTCTCCGCGGGCGCGGATCTCTTCCCGCGCAGAGTGGAAAGATTCTTCATTCGTTTGCTGACTAGCCAAAAAATTGACCTCTTGTATATCAGGATTCATGGGCTCGTCCTGTTCGAAAGGCTGGGTAGAAGCCTGAGATTCTTGTTGCACGACAGGCAGTACCATTTCATCGTCTCCGGGCATGCCATGATAGCCTGAGTCAGAGTTGTGTTTAGGGGATGAGTTCAGATTTTGGGTGAGATCGGGACATTCGGGCTGCGAAGCTTCCTCCTTCACGATCTTGGTGCGGGGCACATGTGACGCCTCAACGGGTGCGGGTTTAGAAACAACACGATGGATGAATGGACTCGTGCTTGCTTGGTTCTCTAGTTGTTTCTGGGCGGATGAGAAGATTTCGCTCAAGGGCTGTAAGGGGCATTAGACGAGAACTGTTGGAATCACTTCGAATTGGAGAGTACTCACCACTCGAGACTCTTCCGGGTTACGTTTGCGAGCGGTTCGGGGCGTCTTGCCTCTCATCTTCCCGGGCGTCTTGAAAACATCTGCGAAGTTGCTGTGTGATTGTTAGCACTGAACAGACAGAGTTCATAGTATGCGGTCGCAACTCACGCCTGGCCCTTGGAGAAGATCTCGGTCATATGTTCATTTAACCAGTCCATTTCATGTCGGACAGGGTAttccacctcttccatttctTGCTCCACTAGCTCGGCTATGTTTTCCTTCTCTGCTGCAATCCATGGCGCTGAGCCGACGGGCTTCTGCGCCCTCGCGCTTGCCACCATGATCTAAACAACGCGCCGTTGGTGGAAGTGGAGAAACTTGAACGAGCAATTAGCGGAGTATGGATAGAGTTGTACGTTGTAATAGTACAATCATGGAGATTGTGGGTGGTGGGTCGCGCTGAGTTGTCggggaatggagatgtcGAGAATCAAAACAGACCTAATCGGGTCGATAGCAACGCGTGGGTCATGTGATTCTCTGTTTATGGCAACTTCGTCTCTCCAttctattctttttttttggggtaaAATGTGAATTTCGTGAAAATTGAAGAAACACATTGAAATACAACTCATTCCCCTTATTGATCAAAACCCCCTCCAGATTCCTTGTCGGAGTTGTCGTCAGACCTAAACCCATACTCCTATCCATTAGAGTCCAGTTCCTCATCACTAGTATTAAATTCATACCCATTGGTAACGCAGTCAGCAACCACTTGCTCAGCAGGAGCTCTCAAGGATATTCCGGTCTATTCCAAATAGGATTCCTTGATATAGTTCCAATCTAAGTCTCGAGGTAATGGACGGCTCCAATTGACTCAGGTGGGGGATTTAAATGCCGCCGATCATCCAAGGGCTCTTGCGAAGGCCGCCAACCATCATAAAATAATACTGGAGCTGAGCTGATTAGGCGCCACTTCATTACGCACCCAGCGCCGTCCGCTAAGCATGGAACTACCCATGTATCTGGTACTGTGGTATGAGCCTTAGCTGCGACCATGTTGGTGCTATTGGCTCGCTGGAATCGCCATTGGTCGACCGTTTCGCCCGCAATGTAGTCCACTTCGTCTTTACGTCGCTCGATGCTTTCAATGTCGATACAAAACCTGGTGACGCTAGAGGGCAGCTCCAACCACTTGCCCCAGGCCTCTTCGTTGTGTAACTGCTCGGAAATTTCCCACATCCAGGTGTCGGTGTATCGGAAGTGATAGCAACAGGCTTGGGATGAAAATGATGCATGGTGAATATCCTATCGAAACTCGGGGTGCTCTCGAGCTTCCATAGCAGAGGAAATACTCGAAGATGCCCGTCCTGTAATTCGTTATGTCGATCATAAATCAAATCTAGGCCTTGCTGCATTTTCTCGACAGTAGTAATTCGTTTGGAAGTGTGGTCCCCAGAGGCCATCCAGACTGCATGCTCCGAACAGATGAAGGGCATAAACCATGCCTCTATGTAGACTTTTTTGCAGGTTTGGAGCAGTTTTGTGTAGGTCTGACGGCGGTCTCATACCCTGGTCGCGTGCAGTATCCATCTTGCTCAGGTGGTTGTGTGATGCCTGGGGCACTTTTCAAAGAGTAGGCGAAGATCTCATAACTAGTCTCCGGAGGGAGAAGTGTGAACAGCTTTGGGGCTGCTCGTTGGACTTTGTAAATCAAGTGGGAGAAAGATTTGGCTCTGTCATTTTGACTAACAAATTCGGGTTTGGGTTTTGAGAATGGGACTAAAAGAGGAACCCCTGTCTATTTATTCGACAACTTCGGACTCCGATGAGGCTGAGGCGATGCTACCTACGATGCTAGTGGGGATCAGCCAACATATATCGGTATTGATACTTAACGCAGAAGTGGGATATTGACTATAGTCGCACTGATAGAGGTCGTGAATATACCATTCCCATGACCCTGTGTCTTAATTATCCGACCAGCAGCTTGGGTAGAAAGAAAAGCACCATCAAGATTGACCTTCAAAGTCTCGCTCTATTGATCGGAGGTGTAGTCTTCAGTGGCGATACTCGAGATAATCCCAGAGTTGACGACCATTAATCAAGTTTCCCAAAGTCCTTCGCCACCGGCTGGACAGCCGCCTAGATCTCAGACTGGATGACCACATTGGCTTTGTATGTTGCTGCGCGTACACTGTTAGTAGATGCAATTTGGATGCAATTGCACTGGCGGTATTGGGCGTATGATAGATCAAGGCGACGTTTGCAAGGTGCTTGATGGCTTTGTAGCGTCCAGTAGGGTGGCTTACATTTGCACCAGCTTCAGCAAATGCTCTCGAGACTTCAAGATCGATTCCACGAGCGCCTCCTACGATAGATTGTTATTCTTTACTCTTTCGATGAATGGGACACACTGCACCAGTCACAACTGCGACTTTGCCCGTGAAATCGGATGCTTTCATAACGTGCTGGTTTGGGGGTTGTGCGAGTACCATTTAATCACGCTAGTAGGCCGTCGCTTGCACTCGAGACAAAAGTATGAAATTGATCAGAGTAGCAACGAAGAAAAATAGAACGGATGTGAACCATGTCCTCCTCGATACCCGCATCGGGTCATCTCCGACATGTTCTCCAATCCTCGTGACTTTAAAGATTGTAAGGCAATTCCTAGCGAAAACGACGTAACACTGATGATACTGGCTCAGTCTGACTCTTTCCATGGTCACGGCGAGCCTTAATCCTTCGGCCGATGGTCACCTTTCTCAGTGCTTTGATGTGAACCGTTGGCACAGCTAGCTGAGGAGGTTGGGTGAGAGACATTGAGATGTCGACTCACTTTTCTGAGTCCTTTGAACAACTGCTTGTTTTCTCGGTTGAGCTCGTAAGCCCACAGGAGGGCGAGGGCTTCGTTGGACGTTGCATTTTCCATTGTCAAAGATGGGGAGACGTGCAAAGATGCAAACCAAGGAAATGAGAAGAATGGCCTTGTGACGTCTTAGTCATTTTCAAAAAACTCATAATCCCTGCAttccccccttttttttggtgttcTATTGGTGTTCTTTAGACCAAGTTCAAACGGTATGAAAGGTGCAAATGACTGTTCCTATGTAGGACCTTTGAGAATATTATGACCCTAAAACTAGAAAAATAGCCAGGGCTCTACTTTACCTCTTACTCTATACCTAACTGGCTCAGAAGCCAGAAGAAAACTCAGAAACAGCAAACAAGTACATTTTAAACCTCATGTACTTTGTGTGTCTGGTCAAATAGCGAGGAGACACCGAGTATTCAAAGATGTCAGTCCTTTGGGGTTCAAAGGTTCTCCCCTTAATCACTCTTGGCATCGCCCTCGTCCTCGGTATTGGCATCGTCGGTCTGCTCCTTGGTCTGAGACTTATGGTCATCATCGTTTTTGGTGGAAGCTTCCATCTTGTCAAGGCTCTTCCTCAGACGTTCGAATCTCATTCGAGCGGCATTGTTCTTGATTCCAAAGTGTTTGGCAACGGCTGGGATGTCAACCTTTGAGTTCATGTTGTTAACGCAATTCACATATGAGATGTAAGTGAGATGAAGCAGAAAAACACAAAATCTACCAACCTGGACGTCTGAGATCTTGTAGCAGGCCCACAGGAACAAGAGCTGTCTTTTCACATCGGATTCTTTGGGCTCTTTTGGTTTGGATAGGCTTTTTCCAGCCGTCGGGGGGGATTTGGTTCGAGCCATTGATACTCAAAGAAAGGCGTGATGACTATCTGGGAGCTCTTTGAATGTAAAAAACGAGTTTGTTAGAAAAGAAATACCAGTGAAGTTgagggaaagggaagaaaggaagagagagagatcgAGTCCGAGTTCGAGTTTAAATAATGGCATTAGCAAACAACCGACAAGAAAGCCATGTCTTTTGATAGAACAAGCGTATATGAATATGCATTTGGTTCATTATCTTGATCTTCTATACGAATTAATCTATCAACGTTGGGGTTATTGCCCACAGTCGAAAACAAAAAAGCGCCGAGAAGCGCTTGTTCAGGCGAAGAATCAAACCCCCTTTGTCTTTACAGATTCGAGGTTCTTTCGAGGTTCTTTACTGGATATAAAAAGATAGGGAGACAGAGTCGAGGGTTTTCCTTtttgtcaaacctcaaatacggcctccctaggccataaacaggaaccttggtttttgttatggtctagtggaaagtacgctgtatttcgttcaacactTGTCCCACTGCACACGATTAGAATTGAAATGCGACATGGACCACAAAAGCAAAAACTCACCTCTTCCGCGCCGTCATAGCCCAGCCAGGCTCTGTATAGCTTCTCTGCGAATTCAGAGTTAAACATGAACGTCGTGTTGTATATGATATCATCATGTTGACCCCAGCTCCAGATGCTACCAAGCCCAGCGTTGACCTTGCCAGGTTCACCTGGGTTGACGCGGCGATTTAATTCCTCGGGGTCCCATTTGGAATTATGGTATACCGGTTGAGGAACCTGGACCGCCTTCAGACCATAGTACAAAGCCCAGGATATAGGAGACATCTCGGATGCGAGACCAATCCCAGATTTTACCCTATTCTTAAGCAACGTGCTGAGAAGTCGCGCCGAGATGCAAGACATTGCCACGACAGCCGCCCGGCGTGGGGTCTCTTGATCTTGAGGGAAATTGAAGACGCGACCACGGAAAGGCCCGTCCGTACCAACTGGGTTGAAATGGGGTAACCAGGTAATGAGATCAGCTTCTTCACTCACACCCCAGGTCCCTGGCTCATCTCCTGGGCGAGGCACGGGGGGCAGAATGGCTTGCCCTTCGATGTCGATGCCTTCTGCGGGATGAGGGCCCCAAACACTGCTATTGTCATGACCAGGCATTTCTTGATCAATCTTCTTCATAAACTCTTCCCAAATGCCATGAACAGCAGGAATATAGAAGTGAGAATTCCGTTCCCACAGATACTTGCGTGGTCGCTGTTTCGCAAATTCTGTTGCCTTGTGCAAACGTTCGTACATATGGCCGGTATATCGTGAATCTATCTCGAACTGCCAGATGTAGTCGTACTGAGGGTGTAGTCGAGAGAAAATCTGCGTAGGCTGGAAATACTGTAAGATCCCTCTATTACAATGTCAGCAGGGTAGGTCTAGCTCAGAGGGCTGTAACATAGACATGAACATCAATCTCCGAATATCAATCCTTCAACATATCCGCGTTAAACCATGCCGCCAGGCTGCGCAGCTCCTGTGGCAAAAGTTTCGCTTTGAATGTCTCCCAGGCAGCATGATCAGTTTCTTTGGGCATTTTCTCGCCCTGGCAGTCACTGAGGAGGATAAGCTCATATTCTGCACCCGAATAGAGCGACGGCTCCATAATCATAGATCGAATGTGATACAAGTCGTTTTCAGTGTATTTAATGCCGATCCAAGAGCGCAGTATGACGGCTGCCCGGGGATGAGCCCTGTCTGTTTTGTTCAAGGGCTCACGAGACTGTACATTGAAATTCAGTGACTTGTACAGAGCGGTTATCTTCCCTTCAGATTGTTGCCTGCGATATCGATCGCTATTGCGCTGCAGGCACTCATGTTGTAGATGTGCCCAGTCCACTTGCTGCCAGTCTATTTCGGCGGGCTCGTTAGAACCAAATGTACCATTCCAATTGTGGATTCGAGTAGGTTCATTACCGTGAAGGTAGCCATATGCACCATATCGAGAGTAGCGATCGGCACAGAGACTCTTGTTCAAACTCCACGACTCATGCGATCCGAATATTGGCTTGGGGAAATCTAGTCCTTGA
Proteins encoded:
- a CDS encoding alanine--tRNA ligase, translating into MWEISEQLHNEEAWGKWLELPSSVTRFCIDIESIERRKDEVDYIAGETVDQWRFQRANSTNMVAAKAHTTVPDTWVVPCLADGAGAPAEQVVADCVTNGSDDNSDKESGGGFDQ
- a CDS encoding Reticulocyte-binding protein 2-like protein a, coding for MSGFHWNTTDFPKPIFGSHESWSLNKSLCADRYSRYGAYGYLHDWQQVDWAHLQHECLQRNSDRYRRQQSEGKITALYKSLNFNVQSREPLNKTDRAHPRAAVILRSWIGIKYTENDLYHIRSMIMEPSLYSGAEYELILLSDCQGEKMPKETDHAAWETFKAKLLPQELRSLAAWFNADIGILQYFQPTQIFSRLHPQYDYIWQFEIDSRYTGHMYERLHKATEFAKQRPRKYLWERNSHFYIPAVHGIWEEFMKKIDQEMPGHDNSSVWGPHPAEGIDIEGQAILPPVPRPGDEPGTWGVSEEADLITWLPHFNPVGTDGPFRGRVFNFPQDQETPRRAAVVAMSCISARLLSTLLKNRVKSGIGLASEMSPISWALYYGLKAVQVPQPVYHNSKWDPEELNRRVNPGEPGKVNAGLGSIWSWGQHDDIIYNTTFMFNSEFAEKLYRAWLGYDGAEEWDKC
- a CDS encoding Short-chain dehydrogenase/reductase SDR, translated to MARTKSPPTAGKSLSKPKEPKESDVKRQLLFLWACYKISDVQVDIPAVAKHFGIKNNAARMRFERLRKSLDKMEASTKNDDDHKSQTKEQTDDANTEDEGDAKSD